From the genome of Candidatus Bathyarchaeota archaeon, one region includes:
- a CDS encoding transcription factor, which produces MTPYDDELIKVAGLLGEEDATKIVTSLMKLKEATDEVIANDSGVRINIVRKVLYKLYDKALVSCTRVRDEKTGWFVFYWRLQPEQLDAFIRSRKRKSVEKLKARLEYEKSHSFFTCNKCSNIRLPFEEAIETVFKCPKCSGQLVECDNSKIIDELSKVIQKLEGELSD; this is translated from the coding sequence ATGACGCCCTACGATGATGAGCTCATCAAGGTTGCAGGTCTCCTAGGTGAGGAGGACGCTACCAAGATAGTAACATCCCTGATGAAACTCAAAGAAGCAACAGATGAAGTTATAGCAAACGATTCAGGGGTCAGAATAAACATTGTGAGGAAGGTCCTCTACAAATTATATGATAAGGCTTTGGTCTCATGTACAAGGGTTAGGGATGAGAAGACAGGATGGTTCGTATTCTACTGGAGGCTCCAACCTGAACAGTTAGATGCCTTCATAAGGAGTAGAAAGAGGAAGAGTGTAGAGAAGCTGAAGGCAAGGCTGGAGTATGAGAAGTCACATAGCTTCTTCACCTGCAACAAGTGCAGCAACATCAGACTGCCATTCGAGGAGGCTATCGAGACCGTCTTCAAATGTCCAAAATGCAGCGGGCAACTTGTTGAATGTGACAATAGCAAGATAATAGACGAACTATCGAAAGTAATTCAGAAGCTTGAGGGCGAACTCTCAGATTAA
- a CDS encoding DUF2110 family protein, producing MKVLLSERLDEHIKVEGLKELEAELERETSDLKVNIMNLQVEVDGWVSLEYEGEDSEIFTETLRRRYGFAPTQTSSLRLGDTYKGFIRDSGKTVENICIDVGIIYPKRKYCFYPASRLRAQLADGSPEPVKRIREMFCLHEGLPIKIRMEGIERSGRICVALTDRQEETLKRWRRTPPDRIIVIGAVTSRISEAIREANLEWDIINVVRLSLTASILECKLGRSVENIVSKLRPRLPKSMLKTLISTRDLEPETGSL from the coding sequence ATGAAGGTTCTGTTATCAGAGAGGTTAGATGAGCACATAAAGGTTGAGGGACTCAAAGAGTTGGAGGCTGAGCTTGAGAGAGAAACTTCAGACCTCAAAGTAAATATCATGAATCTTCAGGTTGAGGTGGACGGTTGGGTCAGCCTCGAATATGAAGGTGAAGACAGCGAAATATTCACTGAGACCCTGAGAAGAAGATACGGGTTCGCTCCAACTCAAACCTCAAGCCTCAGGTTGGGAGACACCTATAAAGGCTTCATAAGAGATTCTGGTAAGACTGTGGAGAATATATGCATTGACGTAGGGATAATCTATCCTAAAAGAAAATACTGTTTCTATCCAGCGTCTAGGTTAAGAGCCCAACTCGCCGACGGCTCCCCTGAACCTGTAAAGAGGATAAGGGAGATGTTCTGCCTCCACGAAGGGTTACCCATAAAAATTAGGATGGAGGGGATTGAAAGGTCTGGTAGAATATGTGTAGCCCTCACAGATAGGCAGGAGGAGACCCTGAAGAGATGGAGAAGAACACCGCCTGACAGGATCATAGTCATAGGCGCGGTTACGAGCAGAATATCGGAGGCTATTAGAGAAGCAAATTTGGAATGGGATATAATAAACGTGGTCAGGCTGAGCCTTACAGCGAGCATCCTAGAATGTAAGCTTGGAAGGAGTGTGGAAAATATTGTTTCAAAGTTGAGGCCCAGACTTCCGAAATCGATGTTGAAAACCTTAATATCAACCAGAGACCTCGAGCCGGAGACAGGAAGCCTTTAA
- a CDS encoding zinc-binding dehydrogenase, with the protein MSNKELSIVLESPRRVVPRYFDIPTVGSEGLLLKVEAVSICGSDAERYIGVKFGGPLSSPLPIIMGHEVVGTVHQIGEEASKHYGVDRGDRIVVEPYILCGRCRYCLTGYYQLCVNVRCYGINISCEEPPHLWGAYGQYMYVAPNSRVHKISTSVPKEEACLASTLGNAFRWVCTKGDVKPGETVAVLGPGPQGLATVMVAQHAGAGKIILAGTSIDRRRLQLGIEYGADHTVNVDERDLMEAVSDFTSGEMADKVICTTGSVKAISEAVRLLKPLGVCVIPGLTGGRTVPILTDEIVTKELRIIGGLGQPWNVEAAIKLLESRKYPVGKMATHILSLDEADKGLRLAAQEVEGEDPIKVVLTP; encoded by the coding sequence ATGTCGAATAAAGAATTATCTATCGTATTGGAGTCGCCGAGGAGAGTGGTACCCCGATACTTCGATATTCCAACAGTAGGCTCAGAAGGATTGTTGCTGAAAGTCGAGGCTGTCAGCATATGCGGCTCAGACGCTGAAAGGTATATTGGTGTGAAGTTCGGTGGACCATTGTCCTCACCCTTACCGATAATAATGGGCCATGAGGTTGTAGGCACAGTACACCAGATCGGTGAGGAGGCCTCAAAACATTACGGCGTCGACAGGGGAGACAGGATTGTTGTTGAACCGTACATTCTATGCGGTAGATGCAGGTATTGCCTCACAGGATACTACCAACTCTGCGTTAACGTTAGATGTTATGGGATAAATATATCATGTGAGGAGCCACCCCACCTATGGGGGGCCTACGGCCAGTACATGTACGTAGCACCAAACTCTAGGGTTCACAAGATCTCAACATCAGTTCCAAAGGAGGAGGCGTGTCTTGCATCAACCTTAGGAAACGCTTTCAGGTGGGTATGCACAAAAGGCGACGTTAAGCCTGGGGAGACTGTGGCTGTGTTGGGGCCAGGCCCCCAAGGCTTGGCGACAGTCATGGTTGCCCAGCATGCAGGGGCGGGAAAGATTATTCTGGCAGGGACCTCAATCGATAGGAGGAGACTCCAGCTTGGAATAGAGTATGGAGCAGACCACACAGTAAACGTTGATGAGAGAGATCTAATGGAGGCGGTTTCAGACTTTACCTCAGGGGAGATGGCTGATAAGGTGATATGTACAACAGGATCTGTAAAGGCAATCTCTGAAGCGGTAAGGCTTTTGAAGCCTCTGGGGGTCTGTGTCATACCAGGCCTGACCGGCGGCAGGACGGTTCCAATATTGACAGATGAAATTGTGACAAAAGAGTTGAGGATCATAGGAGGTTTGGGCCAGCCTTGGAATGTGGAAGCAGCTATAAAACTGTTGGAGAGCAGGAAGTATCCGGTGGGGAAGATGGCTACACACATCCTCAGCTTGGATGAGGCGGATAAAGGGTTGAGGTTGGCAGCCCAAGAGGTTGAAGGTGAGGATCCGATCAAGGTTGTCCTCACACCTTAA
- a CDS encoding TIGR00270 family protein, translating to MNCEVCGSVIHGNPKRIVLEGTRLVVCSECSVLGEPDLKPQFESTVKPKPAKAQTIRFGSSRLPKEFEELDIVEDFSERIRDAREKMGITQKDLAKMVKERLSIIQKLEVGKMVPDMRLARMLEHALKIKLLTPRSEPEVEDVEGAEYELTLGDVIQYRKKD from the coding sequence AACCCTAAGAGAATAGTTCTTGAAGGCACGAGGCTCGTCGTATGTTCAGAATGCTCTGTACTGGGTGAACCTGACCTGAAGCCTCAATTTGAATCAACCGTTAAACCCAAACCTGCGAAAGCCCAAACTATAAGATTTGGCTCCAGTAGACTTCCTAAGGAGTTTGAGGAACTGGACATAGTCGAGGACTTCTCAGAGAGAATAAGGGATGCTAGGGAGAAGATGGGTATAACCCAGAAGGACCTTGCTAAGATGGTGAAGGAACGCCTCTCCATAATACAGAAGTTGGAGGTTGGCAAGATGGTTCCTGACATGAGGCTGGCACGGATGCTTGAACATGCGCTCAAGATCAAACTCCTCACACCTAGAAGCGAGCCTGAGGTAGAAGATGTCGAAGGAGCTGAGTATGAGCTTACCCTAGGAGACGTAATCCAGTATAGGAAGAAGGATTAG
- a CDS encoding tRNA (cytidine(56)-2'-O)-methyltransferase (catalyzes the S-adenosyl-methionine-dependent 2'-O-ribose methylation of C56 in tRNA transcripts), which yields MRVIVLRWGHRPRDFRVTSHVALTARAFGASGIIIADVSDKTIEKTVRKVVEEWGGPFSVEMGIPWRRCVKEWRDNGGVTVHLTVYGENIQTSDVMNRIRSLGRDLLILIGSRKVPSEFYKPEFSDFNVAVGNQPHSEVAALAVFLDRLFNGEELSREFSSAKLRVLPSRHGKKILKVST from the coding sequence TTGAGAGTTATAGTGCTGCGTTGGGGGCACAGACCCAGAGATTTCAGGGTGACAAGCCACGTTGCCTTAACCGCAAGGGCATTCGGAGCCTCAGGCATCATTATCGCAGATGTCTCTGACAAGACAATCGAAAAGACAGTCAGGAAAGTCGTGGAGGAGTGGGGTGGACCATTCAGTGTGGAGATGGGTATCCCATGGAGGAGATGCGTAAAAGAATGGAGAGATAATGGTGGCGTAACAGTCCACCTCACAGTTTATGGAGAGAACATTCAGACAAGCGATGTCATGAATAGAATAAGGTCTTTGGGACGAGACCTCCTCATACTTATTGGAAGCCGGAAGGTACCGTCAGAATTCTATAAACCTGAGTTTTCAGACTTTAACGTTGCCGTTGGAAATCAGCCCCACTCAGAAGTTGCGGCTTTAGCTGTTTTCTTGGACAGACTGTTCAATGGAGAAGAATTGTCTAGGGAATTCTCAAGTGCCAAGTTGAGGGTTTTGCCCTCCAGACATGGTAAGAAGATTCTGAAGGTATCTACGTGA
- a CDS encoding TIGR00295 family protein, producing the protein MRLLRRKGCNSKIVEHSILVSEKAEKLAEKCLRRGLNVDLELVRIGGLLHDLGRSVTADVRHGVVGAEILRKAGFDEGLARIVERHVGAGIPRCEAEALGLPSRDYMPETLEEKIVCYADKLAAGDKIISIDQVLKEYSSRLGSEHPAISRIKKLHEEIMGIIE; encoded by the coding sequence ATGCGTCTACTGAGAAGAAAGGGTTGCAACAGCAAGATCGTTGAACATTCGATCCTAGTATCGGAGAAGGCTGAGAAGCTAGCCGAGAAATGTTTGAGGAGAGGGTTGAACGTTGACTTGGAGCTTGTTAGGATCGGAGGATTACTCCACGATCTAGGCCGGTCTGTTACTGCAGATGTCAGGCATGGAGTTGTAGGGGCTGAGATTCTGAGGAAGGCTGGATTCGATGAGGGACTGGCGAGGATAGTTGAGAGGCATGTAGGCGCCGGTATACCGAGATGCGAGGCTGAAGCCTTAGGCCTACCATCAAGAGATTACATGCCGGAAACATTGGAGGAGAAGATAGTTTGCTACGCCGATAAACTTGCGGCTGGAGACAAGATTATCAGTATCGATCAAGTCTTGAAAGAATACTCTAGCAGATTGGGGTCAGAGCATCCAGCAATATCCAGGATAAAAAAGCTTCATGAAGAGATTATGGGCATCATAGAATGA